The sequence GTTGCCAGTCAATAGCCTCACCCCGTTGCTGGTACTGGGACAGGGCAATGGCGGGCACCCGATGCAAAGCCGCTTCCCGCACGGCGGCCACGGTTCCCGATTGGTAGAGGTCCACCCCCAGATTGGCACCCTGGTTTACCCCGGCGATCACCCAGGCGGTGTCCGGTTGCCAGTGGGCGAGGGTGAGGCGGACACAATCCACGGGGGTGCCTTGGACGGCGTAGCGGTGGGGGGAACGAAGTTCGACGGGGATGGGGTGTTGGGTGGTGATCTGGTGGCCACAGCCGGAAAACTGGGTATGGGGAGCGGCCACCAGAGCGTTTGGGAGTACCTGGGTGAGGACGTGCAATCCCGGTGCATCAATGCCGTCGTCGTTGGTGAGGAGGATGGCCACCGCCATGATTTAATCCTGATAGGGCACCTCTATCCTAATTATTTGCCTTACCAGCAAGTTATCTCGCTGGAATACCCATCCTGAAGCACCCTATATTTAACCCTATATTTAATTTAATCCTGGATATAGGGTTCACCCCGCACCAAAGCCATTTCCGCCCGCAGAAATTCCCGACCCAGATAGGCCGCATGGCTGAGTTGGCTGACCGGCTGAAAGGTTTGGCATTCTTCAAAAATCTGCACACAGAGTTCTTTGGCGGTGCGCCCCCGAAAGATATGGCTGGGTTCCCGTTGGACGGCCCCCCGGGCGGGGATGGGTTGGCCGGTATCGGGGTCAACGGCTAAGCCCCGGGCATCAATGGCGGTGGTGAACCATTTGGCGTAGATGTAGCCCTCCTGGGGGTCAATGTAAATAATGAAATAACCCGCCGGGTCGAGGTCGAGGTGGCGTTTGGAAAGATTTTCATCAATGCAACGGATTTGTTCCGCCCAATCAATGGACATCATGGCAACAGTTACGGGGACGAAGTTTGGGTATTCTTTCTATTGTGACCTGTTTGGGGTAGTCCTGGTGGGGCGGTGGCAACAGATACGCAATTATGTGCTGGTGCGTTTGCTCCTGGCACCGGTGATGCTCTGGACGGTGGTGACGTTGGTGTTTTTGCTATTGCGGGCAACGCCGGGGGACCCGGTGGATGCGATTTACGGGGGGCGGGCACCAGCGTCGGTGAAGGAAGCTCTGCGGGTTCAGTTGGGCTTGGATCAGCCCTTGTGGGGGCAATACCTGGCTTATCTGGGGCAATTGCTCCGGGGGGATTTGGGCACCTCCCTGACCGAACCGGGGCGCTCGGTGGGGGAAATCATTGGGGCGTACCTCCCGGCTACGGTGGAATTGGGGCTGGCAGGCTTTCTGGTGGCGGCGGGGCTGGGGGTGGGACTGGGGTTAATGACTGGCAGTCGCCCGGAGTCTAGCCCTTTGACGATTGGGGGTAAGGTATTTAGTTTGGTGAGCTATGCGGTGCCCCTGTTTTGGCTGGGGATGCTCTTGCAGTTGTGGTTGAGTGTGAATTGGCGGTGGTTTCCCTTGGGGGTGCGGTTTCCAGTGCAGGAGATGCCCCCGGCGGGAGCGACCGGGTTATATGTGCTGGACAGTCTGCTGGCTGGTAATTGGCGGCAGTTGCGAATTGCCCTGCATCACTTAGCCCTACCGAGTCTGACCTTGGGGGTGGTCTTGAGCGGCCTGCTGGAACGGATGGTGCGGGTGCAGGTGCGGGCGCAGTGGCGGGGGGATTACGTCGAGGCGGCTCGGGCGAGGGGCATTCCCGTCCGGTGGCTGTTGGGGCATCATGTATTACCCAATGCCCTGATTCCGGTGGTTGCTCTGCTGGGATTAACCTTGGCTTCCCTACTGGGGGGGGCGATTGTTACGGAAGTGACATTTTCCTGGCCGGGGTTGGCGAACCGTTTGTATGAGGCGATCAATCTGCGAGACTATCCCACCGTGCAGGGAATTGTGGTGTTTTTGGCAGTGGTGGTGGTGGTTTTGAGCATTCTTATTGATGTATTAACCGCCTTTATTGACCCCCGGGTGCAGTTGTGATCAGGGTGTATAAATACTCAGAATAATTTCTATTTTTACTTAACAATTCCTTCGGAGCTATTAAGCCTTTTGGTAGAGAATTTCCGCAGGTTCCACTGAGGTGATTACACTGGATTAAAGACCCCCCCAGGCACATTATGGACGTGACATCTTGTTTGATCAATTGCTTACCGATTGGGGTAGTCCTGACCGAGGAGGGGGGGCGGATTTTGCATTGCAATCAGGTGATGGCGGATTGGTTTTCCCTTGATCCCCAGCAGGTACAGGGCAATGGGATTACGGAATTTTGGCCGGAGTTGGCCGCCTATTTGCGGTGGCAGGAATTGGGGGGACGGGTGCGGTTATCCACCCCGGAGGGTTGGCTGATGATGCGGGTGCTGGTGCGGAAGTTAGCCCAGGGGGCGCAGGGGTGGTTGGTGTGGAGTTTTGTGCCGGAACATAGCCGGGATTTGGAGCAGTCCCAGCAGGAATTTATTGACACCATTAGCCACGAATTGCGTACCCCGTTGACCAGTATCAAGGGGTTTGTGGATACCCTCTTGGCACCGCAAAATCGTTTTAGCCGTAGCCAGACCCGCCATTTTTTGGAGATTGTCCAGACCCAGGTGGCGCAACTGTCCGCTTTGGTGGAGGGGGTGTTGGCGGTGTCCCGCTCGCCGGTACTGCCGGGGCATTTTCGGCCGGTACAGGTGGGGGATTTGGTGCCCCAGGTGATGCAGGATTTGGCGGTGCGGCATGGGGAGGAGCGGGTCGAGTGGCGCATTCAGGATTTGCCTGCGGTGTGGAGTGACCCGGGCTTGTTGGTGCCGATTCTGGTGCAGGTGTTGGACTACGCCCTGACCCATACGCCGGTGGATACCCGGGTGCAGGTGCGGGGTTGTCCGGGGGGGACGGGGGTGCAAATCGGGGTGCCGGAGTTGGATTTGGGGGAACTATGGTATCCCTTTGGGCCGACCCGACCAGGGATGGGGCTGTATGTGGCGCAGATGTTGGTGGAGCGGTTGCAGGGGCGGTTACTCCTGGGACAGGGACTGACGTTGGAATTGCCCCGGGCGGCTCGAATGACAACACCAGTAGCGGGTTTGTCCTAGGTCGTGGTGATCTTGTTATCTTGGGAACCGCTCTTAAAGTCTTGAGAATGGAACAGGGGTCGCAGGGGCACCGCCCCCGTCCTTGGTTCTGGAGAATTTCTGTTTGTTAATCAAGTAGGATTGCTATATTTATTAATTTCTATTTAGGGCATTTCTAAAAATAGGTCGCAGGGGCACCGCCCCCGTCTATGGTTCTCGATAGCCTGCGTGGCGTAGCCATTAATATCGGCATTTCAGCGAAATAATCTGCCAGTGGCGACAATAATACAGAGGTGCCCTTTATCAATTAAACCCGCACCCAAACCCCCCAGCGGTACAACCCATACAGCGCCACCCACCATAGCCCCACCATTACCAAAGCAAACCCCAGAGACCCCCCCCACGCCCCCGCCCAGGGCACAAAGGCATTTTCAAAGACCCAAGTCCCCAAGGGCGTTTCCCCCACCCGATAAAAGCGCAAACTCCGTCCCAACAATCCCGCCCCCACAAACAGGACAATCGCATTACGCCCAAACACCAGCCACGGCCAGCACCAGCCCCGTCGCCCCCACACCTCAATCCACTGGTGCAAACCCGCCAGGGCTAACACCGCCCAACCCCCGCTCCACAGCACATAGGAACTTGTCCACAGGGGTTTATTCCAGGGCAGTAGCCCCTGCCAGCCATACCCCAACCCCAACAGCACCAACCCGCCCAACGCCAGGGTTTTCGGCGCACCGCCCTTGTGCAACCACAGCCCCGCCTCCACGCCCAACAGCACCGTGACCAGAGCGGGTAAGGTTCCCAGCAAACTCTCCGGGTCGCCCTGGCTAAAAAATGGCGCCAACGGGTACAGATGTTGGGTTCCCAGGAGCCAGCGATCCAACCATGCCCCCCAATTTCCCGTCGGAGTCAGCGGGTCAAGCCCCACCCCTGGCACTGGCACCCATGTTAGTAAAATGGCATAACTAAGTAATATCAATACCATGAGGCTACGGCGTACCCACGGGCGGGTATAATGCAGGACAAACATGGCTGTCAGGTAACACAATGCGATCCGTTGCAGTACGCCCAGCAGACGGATGCGTTCCCAATCGTAGGTGGGAAACCCATTCAGCAATAGACCTAAAGCGATTAAAACCAATGTGCGCCGCCAGATGCGGACCGGGGAAGCCCCCCGCCGGGAAGATAAAGGCAGTGCCGCCCCCATGATGAATAAAAAAAATGGAAAAATCAAATCCGTAGGGGTACACCCATGCCATTCGGCGTGGCGCAAAGGGGGCAATACATAAGCCCAACTACCGGGATTATTGACCAGGATCATCGCCGCCATGGTCATGCCCCGCAAAACATCTAAACTTAACCAACGTTGGGACATGGGTGGTGTCCAAGCAAGTTATGTAATACTAAATATTCAGCCGTTGATAAATTGCATCTAAATTTTGCAGGTGGGCTTCGGGGTCAAAACAAGCCGCAATTGCTTCAGGGGATAAATACTTTTGAACCGTGGCATCCCGTTCGACCAAAGCCCGAAAATCCCCCCCCTCCCGATTCCAGGCTTGATGGGCAAGACTTTGCACCAATTGATAAGCATCCTCCCGGCTCATCCCCTTTTGCACCAGGGATAAGAGGACTTGTTGACTAAAAATCACCCCACCGTAGCGATACAAATTCCGGCGCATATTCTCCGGGTAAATCTGTAGGGTTTGTACCAAATCCGTCAATTCCACCAGCATAAAATGCGCCACAATACTCGCATCCCCCATCGCCACCCGCTCCACCGCACTGTGGGAAATATCCCGCTCATGCCAGAGGGCAACATTTTCTAAACCAGCAGTCGCATACCCCCGCAGTAACCGTGCCAACCCGGTGAGCCGCTCGGAACGGATGGGATTGCGCTTGTGGGGCATGGCGGACGACCCCTTTTGTCCTGGGGCGAAAAATTCCTCCACCTCCAGCACCTCGGTCCGTTGCAAATGCCGAATTTCCACCGCAAACCGCTCCAGGGAAGCCCCCAACAGTGCCAGTACCTGGAGGTATTCCGCATGGCGGTCCCGACTGATCACCTGGGTCGAGGCACAATCCGGGGTCAAGCCCAAACTCTGGCAGGCCAGTACCTCCACCCGGGGGTCGAGATGGGCGTAGGTGCCCACCGCTCCGGAGATTTTCCCCACCGCCACCTGGGTGCGTAACCGGGTCAACCGCTCCCGCTGTCTCAATAATTCCGCCAGCCACCCCGCCAACTTGAACCCAAAGGTGATCGGTTCAGCATGAATGCCGTGGGAACGCCCGACCATCACCGTGTGCCGATGCCGCTGGGCCTGGGAGCGCACCACCTGGATCAACTGTTCCACCTGCGCCAGGATGACTTCCAAACTCCCCACCATCTGCAACGCCAACCCCGTATCCAACACATCCGAACTGGTCAACCCCAGATGTACATAACGCCCCGCCTCCCCCAACGATTCATTAAGATTGGTTAAAAATGCGATCACATCATGGCGCACCGTCTGCTCGATTTCCTGGATGCGTTGGGGGTCAAACCGAGCCTGTTGGCGAATCTGGGTCATGATTTCAACGGGAATATTGCCCAGGGTGGTTTGGGCTTCACACACCGCCAATTCCACGTCCAGCCAGGTCTGAAACTTGGCAGTCTCCGTCCAAAATTTACCCATAGCGGGCAGGGTATAGCGTTCGATCACGGGGAAGGTTCCAGCACAGCAGTTCTATCCTATAGCTTGCGTGGCGTCGCCATCGCCCCCGGTGTGCCAAATCACCGCCATTAATTTATCCCCATCACCATCATTTCCAGACCCCTCGGCTAATCTAGGATCAAGAGCGAATGTGTGGAACATCCAGCCGATGTCCGCCTTCGTAGTATTCAGCAGTTGGAACCAGTCCGGTGTTTAATTTTGTTTCATTTCCTTAGGAGTATTCCCATGATGGCTCGCCTCC comes from Synechococcus sp. C9 and encodes:
- a CDS encoding heparan-alpha-glucosaminide N-acetyltransferase domain-containing protein, with the translated sequence MSQRWLSLDVLRGMTMAAMILVNNPGSWAYVLPPLRHAEWHGCTPTDLIFPFFLFIMGAALPLSSRRGASPVRIWRRTLVLIALGLLLNGFPTYDWERIRLLGVLQRIALCYLTAMFVLHYTRPWVRRSLMVLILLSYAILLTWVPVPGVGLDPLTPTGNWGAWLDRWLLGTQHLYPLAPFFSQGDPESLLGTLPALVTVLLGVEAGLWLHKGGAPKTLALGGLVLLGLGYGWQGLLPWNKPLWTSSYVLWSGGWAVLALAGLHQWIEVWGRRGWCWPWLVFGRNAIVLFVGAGLLGRSLRFYRVGETPLGTWVFENAFVPWAGAWGGSLGFALVMVGLWWVALYGLYRWGVWVRV
- a CDS encoding DUF4346 domain-containing protein translates to MMSIDWAEQIRCIDENLSKRHLDLDPAGYFIIYIDPQEGYIYAKWFTTAIDARGLAVDPDTGQPIPARGAVQREPSHIFRGRTAKELCVQIFEECQTFQPVSQLSHAAYLGREFLRAEMALVRGEPYIQD
- the purB gene encoding adenylosuccinate lyase, which encodes MIERYTLPAMGKFWTETAKFQTWLDVELAVCEAQTTLGNIPVEIMTQIRQQARFDPQRIQEIEQTVRHDVIAFLTNLNESLGEAGRYVHLGLTSSDVLDTGLALQMVGSLEVILAQVEQLIQVVRSQAQRHRHTVMVGRSHGIHAEPITFGFKLAGWLAELLRQRERLTRLRTQVAVGKISGAVGTYAHLDPRVEVLACQSLGLTPDCASTQVISRDRHAEYLQVLALLGASLERFAVEIRHLQRTEVLEVEEFFAPGQKGSSAMPHKRNPIRSERLTGLARLLRGYATAGLENVALWHERDISHSAVERVAMGDASIVAHFMLVELTDLVQTLQIYPENMRRNLYRYGGVIFSQQVLLSLVQKGMSREDAYQLVQSLAHQAWNREGGDFRALVERDATVQKYLSPEAIAACFDPEAHLQNLDAIYQRLNI
- the surE gene encoding 5'/3'-nucleotidase SurE, producing MAILLTNDDGIDAPGLHVLTQVLPNALVAAPHTQFSGCGHQITTQHPIPVELRSPHRYAVQGTPVDCVRLTLAHWQPDTAWVIAGVNQGANLGVDLYQSGTVAAVREAALHRVPAIALSQYQQRGEAIDWQRTQRWSEHVLQILLQKPAPGSFWNVNFPHLPPTAPEPEVVFCPPCTQPLPIRYTATPQGFLYQGVYQQRPYDPAADVAVCFGGQIAISQIWVC
- a CDS encoding PAS domain-containing sensor histidine kinase, encoding MDVTSCLINCLPIGVVLTEEGGRILHCNQVMADWFSLDPQQVQGNGITEFWPELAAYLRWQELGGRVRLSTPEGWLMMRVLVRKLAQGAQGWLVWSFVPEHSRDLEQSQQEFIDTISHELRTPLTSIKGFVDTLLAPQNRFSRSQTRHFLEIVQTQVAQLSALVEGVLAVSRSPVLPGHFRPVQVGDLVPQVMQDLAVRHGEERVEWRIQDLPAVWSDPGLLVPILVQVLDYALTHTPVDTRVQVRGCPGGTGVQIGVPELDLGELWYPFGPTRPGMGLYVAQMLVERLQGRLLLGQGLTLELPRAARMTTPVAGLS
- a CDS encoding ABC transporter permease translates to MGRWQQIRNYVLVRLLLAPVMLWTVVTLVFLLLRATPGDPVDAIYGGRAPASVKEALRVQLGLDQPLWGQYLAYLGQLLRGDLGTSLTEPGRSVGEIIGAYLPATVELGLAGFLVAAGLGVGLGLMTGSRPESSPLTIGGKVFSLVSYAVPLFWLGMLLQLWLSVNWRWFPLGVRFPVQEMPPAGATGLYVLDSLLAGNWRQLRIALHHLALPSLTLGVVLSGLLERMVRVQVRAQWRGDYVEAARARGIPVRWLLGHHVLPNALIPVVALLGLTLASLLGGAIVTEVTFSWPGLANRLYEAINLRDYPTVQGIVVFLAVVVVVLSILIDVLTAFIDPRVQL